From one Musa acuminata AAA Group cultivar baxijiao chromosome BXJ2-6, Cavendish_Baxijiao_AAA, whole genome shotgun sequence genomic stretch:
- the LOC135585357 gene encoding probable leucine-rich repeat receptor-like protein kinase At1g35710: MAGSATLASVALFVFLFGFAQCKTVKRDVKALNEIKASLGWRVVYAWVGDDPCGDGDLPPWSGVTCSQQGDYRVVTELEVYAVSIVGPFPIAVTNLLDLTRLDLHNNKLTGPIPPQIGQLKHLKILNLRWNKLQDAIPPEIGELKKLTHLYLSFNNFKGDIPVELANLQELRYLYLHENRLTGKIPPELGNLKYLRHLDVGNNHLTGTLRDLIRNRAGFPSLRNLYLNNNQMSGGLPDQLANLTNLEILYLSYNKMIGPVTPKLVEIPRLTNLYLDHNAFTGRIPDGFYKHSFLKELYIEGNQFKPGAKPKGNHKVLDLIDTEFLF; this comes from the exons ATGGCGGGCTCCGCTACTTTGGCCTCAGTTGCCTTGTTCGTTTTTCTCTTCGGCTTCGCGCAATGTAAAACCGTGAAGAGAGACG TAAAGGCACTGAATGAAATTAAGGCTTCACTTGGTTGGCGAGTGGTTTATGCATGGGTTGGAGATGATCCTTGTGGAGATGGTGACCTTCCCCCGTGGTCAGGCGTTACATGCTCACAACAAGGAGATTACAGGGTTGTTACGGAATT GGAAGTTTATGCAGTATCAATTGTTGGTCCCTTCCCTATTGCTGTTACAAATCTCCTGGATCTTACAAGACT GGATCTTCACAATAACAAGTTGACTGGGCCGATCCCTCCTCAGATTGGGCAGCTGAAACACCTCAAAATATT GAACCTGAGATGGAATAAGCTGCAAGATGCCATTCCGCCTGAAATTGGTGAATTGAAAAAACTGACACATCT GTACCTGAGCTTCAATAATTTTAAAGGTGATATTCCTGTGGAGCTGGCAAATCTTCAAGAACTTCGTTATCTCTATCTTCATGAAAATCGCCTTACTGGAAAAATTCCTCCTGAGTTGGGAAACCTAAAATACCTACGCCACCT TGATGTAGGCAACAATCACTTGACTGGAACACTAAGGGATCTTATCCGCAATCGAGCTGGCTTTCCTTCTCTCCGTAATCT GTACTTGAATAATAACCAAATGAGTGGTGGATTACCTGATCAGCTTGCAAATTTGACCAACCTAGAAATTTT GTATTTGTCATACAACAAGATGATTGGACCAGTAACTCCAAAGCTTGTTGAAATTCCAAGATTGACCAATTT GTATCTAGACCATAATGCATTTACGGGGAGAATCCCTGATGGGTTTTACAAGCACTCCTTTTTAAAAGAACT GTATATTGAGGGTAACCAATTCAAACCTGGGGCAAAGCCAAAGGGCAATCACAAGGTGCTTGACCTGATCGACACAGAGTTCTTGTTCTAG